The proteins below are encoded in one region of Arthrobacter sp. CJ23:
- a CDS encoding NAD-glutamate dehydrogenase, producing MSPRIEPADHAQGGGSIRTAEGFLTDYYEHVADDDIRNYTADTLLERARYHRSLAERRTPGQAVIGILNEADASLVAIVTDDMPYLVPSVTAEIARDNAAIRLLVHPTFSVSRDPITHALTDVRRGPLRTGLPSGVDVHAQAAPSVSSAPMHQHDGGPLTEAWIAVEISRLPDEASAERLIERLQTVLGDVRAAAEDTAAIHEELAGEVRGLDELSRTVPAAREVQELLRWLDDGNFVFLGYRGRHGLGLLRGTADASHHGPATASATASKPSMGTGTAPALTLTKSSLRSTVLRRAYLDEISLATVNRDGTRGGERTFVGLFAPSSASRSALQIPVIRDTVDEVLRTFGYSPTSHQGKELLAVVEAYPRDELFHIDAGQLAGHARDILRLQERHSTRLFLRPDSHGRFMTALVFLPRHRYSTAVRLNIERELREAFGSDAIEFELRLGESAMARVFFRILLPGGGAAGGGAAGGGAAGGGAAAVVDSAVLEQRIIAATRSWAEGLDEALQARFPADEASRLSREWATAFPASYKADYEVEDAVGDIIRFESFGPGVDAGTADPLLTVYRRPGTAVLAEDARIRLYLTRPQSLTQILPFFHNLGLKVLDQRPFDVQRADGRSFFLYDLGLKYPRGVDPVGTGELLAGSFCAAMRGDVESDAFDALVIREGIDWRRTTILRAYAKYLRQLGSTNSYGFIADTLRENVRATHALLALFETKFDPDRFDPDLFDPDLLQPNLLEAGSRFNHRARAAEAARKELAEAIDAVPVLDADRLLRQLASLVEATLRTNFYLNKPYVSFKLNPSAVPAAPAPRPQFEIWVYSPRVEGVHLRFGAIARGGLRWSDRREDFRTEVLGLVKAQTVKNAVIVPTGAKGGFYPKQLPDPAEDRAAWLAEGQESYRIFIRGLLDITDNLLADPDGGTNGRVVPPPRVVRHDGDDYYLVVAADKGTATFSDIANALAAEYGFWLGDAFASGGSVGYDHKQMGITARGAWESVRHHFSELLIDSRTEDFTVVGIGDMSGDVFGNGMLLSKHIKLLAAFDHRHIFLDPTPDPAVSYAERERLFKLPRSSWADYDPAKLSPGGGVFSRLEKSIGITEPVRLALGLEEGADPSGQLAMSPPELLKAVLMAPVDLLYNGGIGTYVKATTESHADVGDKSNDAIRVNAAQLRTHIIAEGGNLGITQRGRIEAALGGVLLNTDAIDNSAGVDCSDHEVNIKIFLDRMIAAGKMSAHERTGFLHSLQDEVGRLVLKTNADQNVLLLNDGQLVLKWSPSFERTMDWLDSATDLDRELECLPTTEELQARVDTGRGLTTPELAVLAAYAKIELARELTEGGLADEPWFSQTLHEYFPRQLSERFGEDLSTHPLRRQIVATVVANDMINLGGIAFAFRAMEETTVSAAAVARGFVVMRHLWDLDSITEALAQLPASLPSEHGCAVALDMRRLLDRSTRWYVTHDFRDKPIADALARLEQPMSLMRANLTSFLHGNNLNHSLKRLAHTDAVGLPHDLGLRASEILVCYGLLDICAIAEELQEPVETVGEVYFSIFERISAVPLLEHITMLPRDTHWEALARAALRDDMYLVLADMTKAVVRHTPRSSEAAADPVERIMDWERGNIEQLARIQDTIKEAIKPGPVDIAALSVAVKLLRATVRR from the coding sequence ATGTCACCAAGGATCGAGCCCGCGGACCACGCCCAGGGCGGCGGATCCATCCGAACGGCGGAAGGATTCCTGACCGACTACTACGAGCACGTGGCCGATGACGATATCCGCAACTACACGGCGGATACGCTCCTGGAACGGGCACGGTACCACCGATCGTTGGCGGAACGGCGGACTCCCGGCCAGGCCGTGATCGGCATACTGAACGAGGCCGATGCCAGCCTCGTGGCGATCGTCACCGACGACATGCCCTATCTGGTCCCGTCCGTCACCGCGGAAATCGCCAGGGACAACGCCGCCATCCGCCTCCTGGTCCATCCCACGTTCAGCGTCAGCCGGGACCCCATAACCCACGCACTCACGGACGTCCGCCGCGGACCGCTGCGGACGGGACTGCCGTCCGGCGTCGACGTTCATGCGCAAGCCGCGCCTTCCGTGTCTTCCGCCCCCATGCACCAGCACGACGGCGGACCGCTCACCGAGGCTTGGATCGCCGTCGAGATTTCCCGGCTTCCGGACGAGGCGAGCGCAGAGCGCCTCATTGAGCGGCTGCAGACCGTCCTGGGCGATGTCCGGGCCGCGGCGGAGGACACCGCCGCCATTCACGAGGAACTGGCGGGCGAGGTCCGTGGCTTGGACGAGCTCTCGCGGACAGTCCCCGCAGCGCGGGAGGTCCAGGAGTTGCTGCGCTGGCTGGACGACGGGAATTTCGTGTTCCTGGGATACCGCGGCCGGCACGGACTAGGGCTGCTCCGGGGTACGGCGGACGCTTCGCACCACGGACCCGCCACGGCCTCGGCCACCGCTTCGAAACCTTCCATGGGGACGGGAACAGCCCCGGCGCTGACCTTGACCAAGTCGAGTCTGCGTTCGACGGTGCTGCGCCGGGCCTACCTCGACGAAATCAGCCTGGCCACGGTCAACCGTGACGGCACGCGCGGCGGCGAACGCACTTTCGTTGGCCTCTTTGCTCCCAGCTCTGCCTCCCGTTCGGCCCTCCAGATCCCCGTCATCCGGGACACCGTGGATGAAGTGCTGCGGACCTTCGGCTACTCGCCCACCTCGCACCAGGGCAAGGAGCTCCTGGCCGTGGTGGAGGCCTATCCCCGCGACGAGCTGTTCCACATTGATGCGGGCCAGCTGGCCGGGCACGCGCGCGACATCCTGCGCCTGCAGGAGCGGCACAGCACGCGGCTGTTCCTCCGGCCGGATTCGCACGGCCGGTTCATGACGGCCCTGGTCTTCCTGCCGCGCCACCGCTACAGCACGGCCGTCCGCCTCAATATTGAACGCGAACTGCGGGAGGCCTTCGGCTCCGACGCCATCGAGTTCGAGCTCCGCCTGGGCGAGTCCGCCATGGCCCGCGTGTTCTTCCGGATCCTGTTGCCGGGCGGGGGCGCGGCCGGCGGAGGCGCGGCCGGCGGGGGCGCGGCCGGCGGGGGCGCGGCCGCCGTCGTCGATTCAGCGGTCCTGGAGCAGCGGATCATCGCCGCCACAAGGTCCTGGGCGGAGGGCCTGGACGAGGCACTGCAGGCCAGGTTCCCGGCGGACGAGGCCTCGCGGCTGTCCCGGGAATGGGCCACCGCCTTCCCGGCCAGCTACAAAGCCGACTACGAGGTGGAAGACGCGGTTGGGGACATCATCCGGTTCGAGAGCTTCGGACCCGGGGTGGATGCCGGCACCGCAGACCCGCTGCTGACCGTGTACCGGCGCCCGGGGACTGCCGTCCTGGCCGAGGATGCACGGATCCGGCTCTATTTGACGCGGCCGCAGAGCCTCACCCAGATCCTGCCGTTCTTCCACAACCTGGGCCTGAAGGTCCTCGACCAGCGTCCGTTCGATGTGCAGCGCGCCGACGGCCGCTCCTTCTTCCTCTACGACCTCGGGCTCAAGTACCCGCGCGGGGTGGATCCCGTGGGCACCGGTGAGCTGCTGGCCGGCTCGTTCTGTGCCGCGATGCGCGGTGACGTGGAGTCGGACGCCTTCGATGCGCTGGTGATCCGGGAGGGGATCGACTGGCGGCGGACAACAATCCTGCGGGCGTACGCGAAGTACCTCCGGCAGTTGGGGAGCACCAATTCGTACGGATTCATCGCGGACACCCTCCGCGAGAACGTCCGGGCAACCCACGCACTGCTTGCCCTGTTCGAGACGAAGTTCGATCCCGACCGCTTTGACCCGGACCTCTTCGATCCTGACCTTCTCCAGCCGAACCTGCTGGAAGCGGGCAGCAGGTTCAACCACCGGGCCCGTGCCGCCGAGGCGGCCCGCAAGGAGCTGGCGGAGGCCATCGACGCCGTCCCGGTCCTCGACGCTGACCGCCTGCTGCGGCAGTTGGCGAGCCTGGTGGAGGCCACGCTGCGCACCAACTTCTACCTGAACAAACCGTATGTGAGCTTCAAGCTCAACCCGTCCGCTGTCCCGGCCGCCCCGGCTCCCCGGCCACAGTTCGAAATCTGGGTCTACTCACCACGCGTTGAGGGCGTCCACCTGCGCTTCGGCGCCATCGCCCGCGGCGGCCTGCGCTGGTCCGACCGCCGTGAAGACTTCCGCACGGAAGTCCTGGGACTGGTGAAGGCCCAGACGGTCAAGAATGCCGTCATTGTTCCCACCGGAGCGAAGGGCGGTTTCTACCCCAAGCAACTCCCGGACCCCGCCGAAGACCGGGCCGCCTGGCTGGCCGAGGGGCAGGAAAGCTACCGGATCTTCATCCGCGGGCTGCTGGATATCACGGACAACCTGCTTGCGGATCCCGACGGCGGCACCAACGGCCGCGTGGTTCCGCCGCCACGGGTGGTGAGGCACGACGGCGACGACTACTACCTCGTGGTGGCCGCCGACAAAGGTACGGCGACGTTCTCCGACATCGCCAACGCGCTGGCGGCGGAGTACGGATTCTGGCTGGGCGATGCCTTCGCCTCGGGCGGATCGGTGGGCTATGACCACAAGCAGATGGGCATCACCGCCCGCGGCGCCTGGGAGTCCGTGCGGCACCACTTCAGCGAACTCCTGATCGACTCCCGCACCGAGGACTTCACGGTGGTGGGCATCGGCGACATGAGCGGCGATGTGTTCGGCAACGGCATGCTGCTCTCCAAGCACATCAAGCTGCTCGCCGCCTTCGACCACCGGCACATCTTCCTGGACCCCACGCCCGATCCGGCCGTGTCCTACGCCGAACGGGAGCGGCTCTTCAAACTCCCCCGCTCCTCCTGGGCCGACTACGACCCCGCCAAGCTCAGCCCCGGCGGAGGGGTGTTCTCCCGGCTGGAGAAGTCGATCGGCATCACCGAACCCGTCCGCCTCGCCTTGGGATTGGAGGAAGGCGCCGATCCGAGCGGCCAGTTGGCGATGTCCCCGCCTGAACTGCTGAAGGCCGTCCTCATGGCCCCGGTGGACCTGCTCTACAACGGCGGAATCGGCACCTACGTCAAGGCCACCACTGAGTCGCATGCCGACGTCGGGGATAAGTCGAACGATGCCATCCGGGTCAACGCCGCCCAGCTCCGCACCCACATCATCGCCGAAGGCGGCAACCTCGGCATCACCCAGCGAGGCAGGATCGAGGCGGCCCTGGGCGGGGTCCTGCTGAACACCGACGCGATCGACAACTCTGCCGGCGTGGACTGTTCTGACCACGAAGTGAACATCAAGATCTTCCTCGACCGGATGATCGCCGCGGGAAAGATGTCCGCGCACGAAAGGACGGGCTTCCTGCACTCGCTCCAGGACGAAGTGGGCAGGCTCGTGCTGAAAACCAACGCCGACCAGAATGTGCTCCTGCTCAATGACGGGCAATTGGTCCTCAAATGGAGCCCGAGCTTCGAACGGACCATGGACTGGCTGGACTCTGCCACTGACCTGGACCGCGAGCTCGAATGCCTGCCCACCACGGAGGAGTTGCAGGCACGCGTCGACACCGGAAGGGGACTGACCACGCCCGAACTCGCTGTGCTGGCGGCGTATGCCAAGATCGAGCTGGCGCGTGAGCTGACCGAGGGTGGGCTGGCGGACGAGCCCTGGTTCTCGCAGACGCTGCACGAGTATTTCCCCCGCCAGCTCTCCGAGCGGTTCGGCGAAGATCTCTCCACACATCCCCTTCGCCGCCAGATCGTGGCCACTGTGGTGGCCAACGACATGATCAACCTCGGCGGCATCGCCTTCGCCTTCCGTGCCATGGAGGAAACCACGGTTTCCGCGGCCGCGGTGGCGCGCGGATTCGTGGTGATGCGCCATCTTTGGGACCTCGACTCAATCACTGAGGCCTTGGCCCAGCTGCCGGCCAGCCTCCCCAGTGAGCACGGATGCGCCGTGGCGTTGGACATGAGACGGCTCCTCGACCGGTCCACCCGCTGGTACGTCACCCATGATTTCCGGGACAAGCCCATTGCGGATGCCTTGGCCCGTTTGGAGCAGCCCATGTCCCTCATGCGGGCCAATCTCACGAGCTTCCTGCACGGCAACAACCTGAACCACTCACTGAAGCGCCTCGCCCACACGGACGCCGTCGGGCTGCCCCATGACTTGGGACTCCGGGCCTCCGAGATCCTGGTCTGCTACGGGCTCCTGGACATTTGCGCGATAGCCGAGGAACTGCAGGAGCCCGTCGAGACCGTGGGGGAGGTCTACTTCTCCATCTTCGAACGCATCTCGGCCGTACCGCTGCTGGAGCACATCACCATGCTTCCGCGTGACACCCATTGGGAGGCGTTGGCGCGAGCCGCGCTGCGGGATGACATGTATCTGGTCCTGGCCGACATGACCAAGGCCGTGGTCCGGCACACGCCCCGTTCCTCGGAAGCAGCAGCGGATCCGGTGGAGCGGATCATGGATTGGGAACGCGGAAACATCGAACAACTCGCCCGCATCCAGGACACCATCAAGGAGGCCATCAAGCCAGGTCCAGTGGATATCGCGGCCCTGTCCGTGGCAGTGAAACTCCTCCGTGCCACGGTCCGCCGCTGA
- the hutG gene encoding formimidoylglutamase → METSVLTVDVTPTPWTGRFDGDGDAHRRWWQAIAPHTSAVAAAALRPAVVLGFCSDAGVLRNQGRVGAAAAPAAIRAALGPLAYHLDRDVFDAGDVVVEDDSLEAGQERAGRAISGLLDAGSLTVVLGGGHETAFASYLGVAGSETVRGKRLGVLNLDAHFDLRDEPVPSSGTPFLQMAHAEAAAGRGLNYAVVGISEPNNTRTLFDTADRLGVKYLLDEDCSPESVEAFVADFLAGVDVLYLTIDLDVLPASVAPGVSAPAAYGVPLPVISAVCRQVAASGKLLHLDVAELNPEFDIDARTAKVAARLVNTLLA, encoded by the coding sequence ATGGAAACCAGCGTGCTCACCGTAGATGTCACCCCCACGCCGTGGACCGGCCGTTTCGACGGCGACGGCGACGCCCACCGCCGCTGGTGGCAGGCCATTGCGCCGCACACTTCCGCAGTGGCCGCCGCGGCCTTGCGGCCCGCCGTCGTGCTGGGTTTCTGCAGCGACGCCGGCGTCCTCCGCAACCAGGGCCGTGTGGGTGCCGCTGCGGCTCCTGCCGCTATTCGTGCCGCGCTGGGACCGCTGGCTTACCACCTGGACCGTGACGTGTTCGACGCCGGTGACGTGGTTGTGGAGGACGACTCGCTGGAGGCTGGCCAAGAGCGTGCCGGACGCGCCATTTCGGGACTGCTCGACGCCGGTAGCCTCACCGTGGTGCTCGGCGGCGGCCACGAGACCGCGTTTGCCAGCTACCTTGGCGTTGCCGGTTCCGAGACGGTGCGGGGGAAGCGGCTGGGTGTGCTGAACCTGGACGCGCACTTCGACCTGCGCGACGAGCCAGTGCCCAGCTCCGGCACCCCGTTCCTCCAGATGGCCCACGCGGAAGCCGCCGCGGGACGCGGACTGAACTACGCCGTCGTCGGAATCTCCGAACCGAACAACACCCGCACGCTCTTCGACACCGCGGACCGGCTCGGCGTGAAATACCTGCTGGACGAGGATTGCTCGCCGGAATCCGTTGAGGCCTTCGTGGCGGATTTCCTGGCGGGTGTGGACGTCCTGTACCTGACGATCGACCTGGACGTGCTGCCGGCGTCCGTGGCGCCTGGCGTCAGCGCACCCGCTGCGTACGGCGTGCCCCTTCCCGTCATCAGCGCCGTGTGCCGGCAGGTGGCCGCGAGCGGGAAGCTGCTGCACCTGGACGTGGCCGAGCTGAACCCCGAGTTCGACATCGACGCCCGCACGGCCAAGGTGGCGGCCCGGCTTGTGAACACGCTGCTGGCGTAG
- a CDS encoding NCS2 family permease, giving the protein MLKQGSALDRYFKISERGSTYSREIRGGFATFFAMSYIVVLNPLILSGADSSGASLGFTAVAATTAFVAGILTILMGAWAKHPFAVATGLGVNAFVAVTVASHPGLTWPDMMGLVMLSGLTMLILVLTGFRTAVFKAVPEALKTAIVVGIGLFIALIGLVNAGFVRRIPDAAGTTVPLGLGVDGKLLGWPTLVFAVGLVLTIALVVRKVRGAILIGIVASTALAAILEFTLHIGPSFDGTTANPRGWSLVAPTLSEWGAPDLSLIGKANPFGAFEHLGFVAATLLAFVILLSIFFDAMGTMVGLANEAGTVDEHGNIPNVDRVLQVDALGAIVGGGTSVSSNQIFVESGAGIGEGARTGLASIVTGLLFIVAMFFTPLINLVPFEAVAPALVVVGFMMVSQVGKIDWQDWGVGIPAFLTIALMPFTYSIANGLGAGFISYVLIRSFQGRTREVHPLMWAVAAAFLLFFGIGTVEEILGIK; this is encoded by the coding sequence ATGCTTAAGCAGGGTTCCGCCCTCGACCGCTACTTCAAGATCTCGGAACGCGGCTCCACCTATTCGCGGGAAATCCGCGGCGGTTTCGCCACGTTCTTTGCCATGAGCTACATCGTGGTCCTGAACCCGCTGATCCTCTCCGGGGCCGACTCCAGCGGCGCGTCGCTCGGTTTCACGGCCGTTGCCGCCACCACGGCCTTCGTGGCCGGCATCCTCACCATCCTCATGGGTGCCTGGGCCAAGCACCCGTTCGCGGTTGCCACCGGGCTGGGCGTCAACGCCTTCGTGGCCGTCACGGTGGCCTCGCACCCGGGGCTGACCTGGCCGGACATGATGGGCCTGGTGATGCTCTCCGGGTTGACCATGCTCATCCTGGTGCTCACCGGCTTCCGCACCGCCGTGTTCAAGGCCGTGCCGGAGGCGCTCAAGACGGCGATCGTGGTGGGCATCGGCCTGTTCATCGCGCTGATCGGCCTGGTCAACGCCGGCTTCGTGCGCCGCATCCCGGACGCCGCCGGCACCACGGTGCCCCTGGGCCTGGGCGTGGACGGCAAGCTGCTTGGCTGGCCCACCCTGGTGTTCGCGGTGGGCCTGGTCCTGACCATCGCCCTGGTGGTCCGGAAGGTCCGCGGCGCCATCCTGATCGGCATCGTGGCCTCCACCGCGCTGGCCGCCATCCTTGAATTCACCCTGCACATCGGCCCCAGCTTCGACGGCACCACCGCCAACCCGCGCGGCTGGTCCCTCGTGGCACCCACCCTCTCGGAGTGGGGCGCCCCGGACCTGTCCCTGATCGGCAAGGCCAACCCCTTCGGCGCCTTCGAGCACCTCGGCTTCGTGGCCGCGACCCTCCTGGCCTTCGTGATCCTGCTGAGCATCTTCTTCGACGCCATGGGCACCATGGTGGGCCTGGCCAACGAGGCCGGCACCGTGGACGAACACGGCAACATCCCCAACGTGGACCGCGTCCTCCAGGTGGATGCCCTCGGCGCGATCGTGGGCGGCGGCACCTCCGTCTCTTCCAACCAGATCTTCGTGGAGTCCGGCGCGGGCATCGGTGAAGGCGCCCGGACCGGCCTCGCGTCGATCGTCACCGGCCTGCTGTTCATCGTGGCCATGTTCTTCACCCCGCTCATCAACCTGGTCCCGTTCGAGGCCGTGGCCCCCGCCCTGGTGGTGGTCGGCTTCATGATGGTCTCCCAGGTGGGCAAGATCGACTGGCAGGACTGGGGCGTCGGCATCCCGGCGTTCCTCACCATCGCCCTCATGCCGTTCACGTACTCGATCGCGAACGGCCTGGGCGCCGGCTTCATCTCCTACGTCCTGATCCGCTCCTTCCAGGGCCGCACCCGCGAGGTGCACCCGCTGATGTGGGCCGTGGCCGCGGCGTTCCTGCTGTTCTTCGGCATCGGCACCGTAGAGGAAATCCTGGGCATCAAGTAG
- a CDS encoding copper resistance protein CopC, translating to MRTIRPLLAAVVAALTFAAAVLFSAAPASAHDVAESTAPANGTTVAAVPASVSITFSNKPLAIGSGIAVNAGGENWADGAVEIVDNVVTQKLRPGAPAGTFTVVWRVVSSDSHPIEGSFSFTASAGGTTPGTATAGSSPSASAPSASVPTAGTAAPGSTPAPGTVPDASQPFPWSIVGFAVVAAGLLVFLGVTARRKLARGGDSDGENGGNAPAE from the coding sequence ATGCGTACCATCCGCCCGCTTCTGGCCGCCGTTGTCGCCGCTCTCACCTTCGCCGCGGCAGTGCTGTTTTCCGCGGCCCCGGCATCGGCCCACGACGTCGCCGAGTCCACCGCTCCGGCGAACGGTACCACCGTGGCTGCTGTCCCGGCGTCGGTCTCCATCACCTTCAGCAACAAGCCGCTGGCCATCGGCTCGGGCATCGCGGTCAACGCCGGCGGCGAAAACTGGGCGGACGGCGCCGTCGAGATCGTGGACAACGTGGTGACCCAGAAGCTGCGGCCCGGTGCCCCGGCCGGCACGTTCACCGTGGTGTGGCGTGTGGTCAGCTCCGATTCGCACCCCATCGAGGGAAGCTTCAGCTTCACCGCCTCCGCGGGGGGCACGACGCCGGGAACCGCCACTGCGGGCAGCTCGCCTTCCGCTTCGGCTCCCTCAGCCAGCGTCCCGACGGCGGGCACTGCAGCGCCGGGCTCCACCCCGGCACCGGGTACCGTCCCGGACGCCTCGCAGCCCTTCCCCTGGAGCATCGTGGGCTTCGCCGTGGTGGCCGCCGGCCTGCTGGTGTTCCTGGGTGTCACGGCGCGCCGCAAGCTGGCCCGCGGCGGCGACTCCGACGGCGAAAACGGGGGCAACGCCCCGGCCGAGTAA
- a CDS encoding NlpC/P60 family protein, translating into MSSRHFLARRSASNVRSNPLVSISKAVAGSAAGAGRQAAVIVAASGLVLAGSLAAHAAEAPAQLESSTPVAAPKAVVEATKPVAAATTATVSFERPAVVAQAAPVVEAPAPVVEAPVAAAPARATVAAAAPAAAPAAAAAPVAAAPAGSINAAMVASAYAQIGIFQDCTAMVERALGSAGIHVGDLGPMQFLNYGTVVSDPQPGDMIVQSGHVAIYIGNGQAISGGINGNQTGIHPISWLTATGPITFVRAGA; encoded by the coding sequence ATGTCTTCACGCCATTTTCTTGCGCGCCGGAGCGCGTCCAATGTTCGCTCCAATCCCCTTGTTTCCATCTCCAAGGCAGTAGCCGGCAGCGCTGCAGGCGCAGGCCGCCAGGCCGCCGTGATCGTGGCCGCATCGGGCCTCGTCCTCGCAGGCAGCCTCGCCGCCCACGCAGCGGAGGCACCCGCCCAGCTTGAGTCCAGCACCCCCGTAGCTGCCCCGAAGGCAGTCGTAGAGGCCACCAAGCCGGTTGCGGCTGCCACAACGGCCACCGTTTCCTTCGAGCGTCCCGCCGTGGTTGCCCAGGCGGCGCCCGTGGTTGAGGCGCCGGCCCCCGTCGTCGAAGCCCCCGTGGCAGCAGCACCGGCACGGGCCACCGTTGCCGCTGCAGCGCCCGCCGCGGCACCGGCAGCAGCGGCCGCCCCGGTTGCGGCAGCTCCGGCCGGCAGCATCAACGCCGCCATGGTGGCCTCCGCCTACGCCCAGATCGGCATCTTCCAGGACTGCACCGCCATGGTGGAGCGGGCCCTGGGCTCGGCCGGCATCCACGTGGGCGACCTGGGCCCCATGCAGTTCCTGAACTACGGCACCGTGGTCAGCGACCCGCAGCCCGGTGACATGATCGTCCAGTCCGGCCACGTCGCCATCTACATCGGCAACGGCCAGGCCATCAGCGGCGGCATCAACGGCAACCAGACGGGCATCCACCCGATCAGCTGGCTCACCGCCACGGGTCCCATCACCTTCGTCCGCGCCGGCGCCTAA
- a CDS encoding FAD-dependent monooxygenase: protein MPNTPVSGMEHTTTVVIGAGLSGLAVASELSRYGVGSIVVDGLDVLGSAAVSTSTGLLPRCDIADPASMQERSEIMRHLRNYAASHSLDVRNSTRAVRLDRINAVPGLLGAGLDSAAACPTGQWAVHTVQGVLLADHIVVTRCGQSQLRRMLADLGIALGQNFVAAMRAIGMHLVGVGELITPTPKEVLRQAKVVGQAISAKVYPDSVQAALTGSFAAVPALA from the coding sequence GTGCCAAACACGCCTGTCTCCGGCATGGAGCACACCACCACCGTAGTCATCGGAGCCGGCCTTTCCGGCCTGGCCGTGGCCAGCGAACTCAGCCGCTACGGCGTGGGGTCGATCGTGGTTGATGGCCTGGACGTCCTCGGCTCCGCAGCCGTCTCAACATCCACCGGTCTCCTGCCGCGCTGCGACATCGCGGACCCCGCCTCCATGCAGGAACGCAGCGAAATCATGCGGCACCTGCGGAACTACGCCGCCAGCCACAGCCTGGACGTGCGCAACAGCACCCGGGCCGTACGCCTGGACAGGATCAACGCCGTCCCCGGCCTGCTGGGTGCCGGCCTGGACAGCGCAGCCGCCTGCCCCACGGGCCAGTGGGCCGTCCACACCGTCCAGGGCGTACTGCTTGCGGACCACATCGTTGTCACCCGGTGCGGCCAGAGCCAGCTCCGCCGCATGCTCGCCGATCTGGGCATCGCCCTCGGCCAGAATTTCGTTGCGGCCATGCGGGCCATCGGCATGCACCTGGTGGGCGTAGGCGAGCTCATCACCCCCACGCCCAAGGAAGTCCTGCGGCAGGCCAAGGTGGTGGGCCAGGCGATCTCCGCGAAGGTGTACCCGGACAGCGTGCAGGCAGCCCTCACCGGCAGCTTCGCCGCCGTGCCGGCCCTGGCGTAG
- a CDS encoding universal stress protein → MDQHGKHEEEPQDGDPAVAPGGIVVGVDGSEHGQCALVWAAREAERRQLPLHIVTAYSVPIFAASGLDGGYATVDDSVIRDGAEAIVKQAMDKVSGYSVDVDASVENGDAAGVLLELSRSAELLVFGTRGRGGFVGRLLGSVSSALPAHSKCPTVTVPLYCADRLGESTDDRHIKAEHAKDGPRTVENVVAVGVDGSEQARVAVLEAAAQAERMGATLRVICAVPQYSGSLAWVPAPLDREALFKDIRVQLDAGVAWIQSHYPRLNVEAQLLDGSPVDVLVEASRGVELVVLGTRGRGGFTGMLLGSTSDGVLHHAKGPVLVVPDREDPRLADRAKFGPFLGAA, encoded by the coding sequence ATGGACCAGCACGGCAAACATGAAGAGGAACCACAGGACGGCGATCCTGCCGTTGCGCCCGGCGGCATCGTGGTGGGCGTCGACGGTTCCGAACACGGCCAGTGCGCCTTGGTCTGGGCTGCCCGTGAGGCCGAACGCCGGCAGCTGCCCCTGCACATCGTGACTGCCTACTCGGTGCCCATCTTCGCGGCGTCAGGGCTGGACGGCGGCTATGCCACCGTGGACGATTCGGTCATCCGCGACGGCGCCGAGGCCATCGTCAAACAGGCCATGGACAAGGTCTCCGGTTACAGCGTCGACGTCGATGCTTCCGTGGAGAACGGCGACGCCGCCGGGGTGCTGCTCGAACTTTCCCGTTCCGCCGAGCTGCTGGTCTTCGGTACGCGCGGCCGGGGCGGCTTCGTGGGCCGGCTCCTGGGCTCCGTGAGCAGTGCCTTGCCCGCACACTCCAAATGCCCCACGGTCACCGTCCCGCTGTATTGCGCGGACCGGCTAGGCGAAAGCACCGATGACAGGCATATCAAGGCAGAGCACGCCAAGGACGGCCCCCGGACGGTGGAGAACGTCGTCGCCGTCGGCGTGGATGGTTCCGAGCAGGCCCGCGTGGCTGTCCTGGAGGCCGCCGCGCAGGCGGAACGCATGGGGGCCACCCTGCGGGTCATCTGCGCCGTGCCCCAGTACAGCGGATCACTCGCCTGGGTGCCCGCCCCCTTGGACCGTGAGGCACTGTTCAAGGACATCCGCGTCCAGCTGGACGCCGGCGTGGCCTGGATCCAGAGCCACTACCCCCGGCTGAACGTGGAAGCACAGCTCCTGGACGGCTCACCGGTGGACGTGCTGGTGGAGGCCAGCCGCGGAGTTGAACTGGTGGTCCTGGGGACCCGCGGGCGCGGCGGCTTTACCGGGATGCTGCTCGGCTCCACCTCGGACGGTGTGCTGCACCATGCCAAGGGCCCCGTGCTGGTGGTGCCGGACCGCGAGGATCCCCGGCTGGCGGACCGCGCCAAGTTCGGGCCGTTCCTCGGCGCAGCCTAA